In one Aggregicoccus sp. 17bor-14 genomic region, the following are encoded:
- the ffh gene encoding signal recognition particle protein, giving the protein MLETVTKGFRAAKNRLAGKTEITQEMVDESLRDIRVSLLEADVAFDVVKKFVARVREKAVGEVVQTTITDKAGQKRTVRAGDHFVKICHDELEALMGPVDTSLKLKPKGQVSGIMMVGLQGSGKTTTTGKLASKLLKEGRKPLLVAADIYRPAAVDQLKVLGERLKVPVFHEPGLQPPQLAEKGYAAARAQQCDVVIVDTAGRLAIDEALMTELEAIKGTVHPDNILLVCDAMIGQDAVRTAAEFDRRLGLDGFILTKLDGDARGGAALSIKEVTGKPIKFLGMGEAMDRLEEFRPDGLAGRILGFGDIVGLMNDFKEVVDEKKAEEDAKKLLSGNFTMKDFVEQIRMVRKMGPLKDLLEKFPLFGEMTEQLNPDESELTKIEAMYCSMTEKERTNPSLINDSRVKRIAKGSGRKTEEVRELLGKFQMMQQVMGSIGANPGLLGRIPGFKQLGQLSKMKNMDLGSMLGGGGGDARMMQQMMGGMGGGGGMGGMPLQLPQVAPGYTPPMGQAAMARARLMGYAPPGQVQTSSEDRDAIKERRKREKANKKKNRKKK; this is encoded by the coding sequence ATGCTCGAGACCGTTACCAAGGGCTTCCGCGCCGCCAAGAACCGCCTGGCCGGAAAGACCGAGATCACCCAGGAGATGGTGGACGAGTCGCTGCGCGACATCCGCGTCTCCCTCCTGGAAGCCGACGTCGCCTTCGACGTCGTGAAGAAGTTCGTCGCCCGCGTGCGTGAGAAGGCCGTGGGCGAGGTGGTGCAGACCACCATCACGGACAAGGCCGGCCAGAAGCGCACCGTCCGGGCAGGCGACCACTTCGTCAAGATCTGCCACGACGAGCTCGAGGCCCTGATGGGCCCGGTGGACACCAGCCTCAAGCTCAAGCCCAAGGGCCAGGTCTCCGGCATCATGATGGTCGGCCTGCAGGGCTCCGGTAAGACCACGACCACCGGCAAGCTCGCGAGCAAGCTGCTCAAGGAGGGCCGCAAGCCCCTGCTCGTCGCCGCGGATATCTACCGCCCGGCCGCCGTGGACCAGCTCAAGGTGCTCGGCGAGCGGCTCAAGGTTCCCGTCTTCCACGAGCCCGGCCTGCAGCCCCCGCAGCTCGCGGAGAAGGGCTACGCCGCAGCGCGTGCGCAGCAGTGCGACGTGGTCATCGTGGACACGGCCGGCCGCCTCGCCATCGACGAGGCGCTGATGACCGAGCTCGAGGCGATCAAGGGCACGGTGCACCCGGACAACATCCTGCTCGTGTGCGACGCGATGATCGGCCAGGACGCGGTGCGCACCGCGGCCGAGTTCGACCGGCGCCTCGGGCTCGACGGCTTCATCCTCACCAAGCTGGACGGTGACGCGCGCGGCGGCGCGGCGCTCTCCATCAAGGAGGTCACCGGCAAGCCCATCAAGTTCCTCGGCATGGGCGAGGCGATGGACCGCCTCGAGGAGTTCCGCCCGGACGGGCTCGCCGGCCGCATCCTCGGCTTCGGCGACATCGTCGGGCTGATGAACGACTTCAAGGAGGTCGTCGACGAGAAGAAGGCCGAGGAGGATGCGAAGAAGCTCCTCTCGGGCAACTTCACGATGAAGGACTTCGTCGAGCAGATCCGCATGGTCCGCAAGATGGGGCCGCTCAAGGACCTGCTGGAGAAGTTCCCCCTCTTCGGCGAGATGACCGAGCAGCTCAACCCGGACGAGAGCGAGCTGACCAAGATCGAGGCGATGTACTGCTCGATGACGGAGAAGGAGCGCACGAACCCCTCCCTCATCAACGACAGCCGCGTGAAGCGCATCGCCAAGGGCTCGGGCCGCAAGACCGAGGAGGTGCGCGAGCTGCTGGGCAAGTTCCAGATGATGCAGCAGGTGATGGGCAGCATCGGCGCGAACCCCGGCCTGCTCGGGCGCATCCCCGGCTTCAAGCAGCTGGGCCAGCTGTCCAAGATGAAGAACATGGACCTGGGCAGCATGCTGGGCGGCGGCGGCGGGGACGCGCGCATGATGCAGCAGATGATGGGCGGCATGGGCGGTGGCGGCGGCATGGGCGGCATGCCCCTGCAGCTGCCCCAGGTGGCCCCGGGCTACACGCCCCCCATGGGCCAGGCCGCCATGGCGCGCGCGCGCCTCATGGGCTACGCGCCTCCGGGCCAGGTCCAGACGAGCAGCGAGGACCGCGACGCCATCAAGGAGCGCCGCAAGCGCGAGAAGGCGAACAAGAAGAAGAACCGCAAGAAGAAGTAG
- the istA gene encoding IS21 family transposase, protein MISPEVRAQARRLVLVEGMKVETVARRFGVHHSTVRRALEEPEEAPARRPSIVDPFKDFLVQRLTEAPDISSVRLLAEARARGYPGGVAQLRRYVARVRAPVRGRKAYLRVEMEPGEQAQVDWGSFGSLRVGRSVRPLSAFLMVLSWSRALFVDFALDQRMETFLEMHRRALDFFGGVPRRILYDNLKSVVLHHAGATVQFNPRFLSFAGHYLFEPVAAPVRYPEAKGRVEGAVKYLRHSFFYGRTFSSLADVRQQAAAWRDETANARLHATTRERPAERLVLERPRLRALPARPYDTDFVDTCVVHKEARVAFDSNTYSVPLQHVGKTVQLRAGATHVRVLDEKGEEVAVHERCWDRRRALEHAEHLEKLLLRRPGAHLSHSRDRIAALCPEAPLYLREAARSRRSLKNEIERLTRLLERYGRTELSAGLVMAHRLKHYGAPFVQALMDQERFRRGQAEAPQPVLTGNTLADSLVVEPHPLETYDALFDGRSSDDARSSSSADGDGSDGEHHER, encoded by the coding sequence GTGATTTCCCCCGAGGTGCGCGCACAGGCCCGCCGGCTGGTGCTGGTGGAGGGGATGAAAGTCGAGACGGTGGCCCGCCGCTTCGGCGTGCACCACTCCACCGTGCGCCGCGCGCTCGAGGAGCCCGAGGAGGCGCCCGCGCGCCGCCCCTCCATCGTCGACCCCTTCAAGGACTTCCTCGTGCAGCGCCTCACCGAGGCGCCCGACATCTCCAGCGTGCGGCTGCTGGCGGAAGCGCGCGCCCGCGGCTACCCCGGGGGCGTCGCCCAGCTGCGCCGCTACGTGGCCCGCGTGCGCGCGCCGGTGCGAGGGCGCAAGGCCTACCTGCGCGTGGAGATGGAGCCCGGGGAGCAAGCGCAGGTGGACTGGGGCAGCTTCGGAAGCCTTCGCGTGGGCCGCAGCGTGCGGCCCCTCTCCGCCTTCCTCATGGTGCTCTCCTGGAGCCGCGCCCTCTTCGTCGACTTCGCCTTGGACCAGCGCATGGAGACATTCCTCGAGATGCACCGGCGCGCGCTCGACTTCTTCGGCGGCGTGCCGCGCAGAATTCTCTACGACAACCTCAAGTCGGTGGTGCTGCACCACGCGGGCGCCACGGTGCAATTCAACCCGCGCTTCCTCTCCTTCGCCGGCCACTACCTCTTCGAGCCCGTGGCCGCCCCCGTGCGCTACCCCGAGGCCAAGGGCCGCGTGGAGGGCGCGGTGAAGTACCTGCGCCACAGCTTCTTCTACGGCCGCACCTTCTCCTCCCTTGCCGACGTACGGCAGCAGGCGGCCGCCTGGCGCGACGAGACGGCCAATGCGCGCCTGCACGCGACGACGCGCGAGAGGCCCGCCGAGCGCCTCGTCCTCGAGCGCCCGCGCCTGCGCGCGCTTCCCGCGCGGCCCTACGACACCGACTTCGTGGACACGTGCGTCGTGCACAAGGAGGCGCGCGTCGCCTTCGACTCCAACACCTACTCAGTGCCCCTGCAGCACGTGGGCAAGACGGTGCAACTGCGCGCGGGCGCGACGCACGTGCGGGTGCTGGACGAGAAGGGCGAGGAAGTCGCCGTGCACGAGCGCTGCTGGGACAGGCGCCGGGCCCTCGAGCACGCCGAGCACCTGGAGAAGCTGCTGCTGCGCCGCCCCGGCGCCCACCTCTCCCACAGCCGAGACCGCATTGCCGCCCTCTGCCCGGAGGCCCCGCTGTACCTGCGCGAGGCCGCCCGCAGCCGCCGCAGTTTGAAGAACGAGATTGAGCGCCTCACGCGGCTGCTGGAGCGCTACGGGCGCACCGAGCTCTCCGCCGGCCTCGTCATGGCCCACCGTCTCAAGCACTACGGCGCCCCCTTCGTGCAGGCCCTCATGGACCAGGAGCGCTTCCGCCGCGGCCAGGCAGAGGCGCCCCAGCCCGTCCTCACCGGCAACACCCTCGCCGACTCCCTCGTCGTCGAGCCCCACCCCCTGGAGACGTACGATGCCCTCTTCGACGGCCGCAGCAGCGACGACGCACGCAGCAGCAGCAGCGCAGACGGCGACGGCAGCGACGGTGAGCACCATGAACGCTGA
- the gltJ gene encoding adventurous gliding motility protein GltJ codes for MRFVCDSCRAQYMISDDKVGAKGVKVRCKKCGHVITVRPAGAVAPREEEGSDAQAPAAAPPAADRTPPGGMPAATGTPPPGGLFGGGVEDDEIGAVFDSVLNSGPHRMPAPPPPAEEDLDSTRVMDMDAARRLQEAAAAAENPAQHDWFVAIDEKQVGPLTLERVKDHWERGEVGADSLCWRAGFADWLPLSDVPELASVLAPRPARPVIVAPASVAQAPAAVVNVPVESAFNAGGVMRSVRSEAPVLAGAPAEEPSGSGWKPSAASMLASLVKEENEALSKPPPRVPSAQPQRPVLQPAVPGLLDLSTAETSPHLPVAPPVLDDAASYATRGLPTVQPAPVYPTYTPPPPARGGNRKVVLAAALGALVAAGAAAGGIYALTRPSAPPPAAPVAEAPRPVTPPVAAVIPPPAPPPAAATAPAATPAQTPPAVATATPPAVQPPAPTNAAPSAPVARAEPPATVAAAPRRERTAHASSTRTEAPPKPAEEPKAPTRTASASSKSADGDDDFDELFETKKARKEPEAQAPARKSSSTYVPPAPGSGDVLERLGQSDIVAVVLASKPALGKCREEHLKRHPDLTGRMVMRWTIQTNGRTSGVAVQSDEFKGSYAATCFSGLIKSWTFPKHRVQGDPIDFPFTL; via the coding sequence ATGCGCTTCGTGTGCGACAGCTGCCGCGCGCAGTACATGATCAGCGACGACAAGGTTGGCGCCAAGGGCGTCAAGGTTCGTTGCAAGAAGTGCGGCCACGTCATCACCGTGCGTCCCGCAGGCGCCGTGGCGCCGCGCGAGGAGGAGGGCAGCGACGCCCAGGCGCCCGCCGCCGCGCCTCCCGCGGCGGACCGCACGCCCCCGGGCGGCATGCCCGCGGCCACCGGCACTCCGCCCCCGGGCGGCCTCTTCGGCGGCGGCGTGGAGGACGACGAGATCGGCGCCGTGTTCGACTCGGTGCTCAACTCCGGGCCCCACCGCATGCCGGCGCCCCCGCCTCCTGCCGAGGAGGACCTGGACAGCACGCGCGTGATGGACATGGACGCCGCGCGCAGGCTGCAGGAGGCGGCGGCCGCTGCGGAGAACCCCGCGCAGCACGACTGGTTCGTCGCCATCGACGAGAAGCAGGTGGGCCCGCTCACGCTCGAGCGCGTGAAGGATCACTGGGAGCGCGGCGAGGTGGGCGCGGACAGCCTGTGCTGGCGCGCAGGCTTCGCGGACTGGCTCCCGCTCTCGGACGTGCCCGAGCTCGCGAGCGTGCTCGCGCCCCGGCCCGCGCGCCCCGTCATCGTGGCCCCGGCCTCCGTGGCGCAGGCGCCTGCCGCCGTGGTCAACGTGCCGGTGGAGTCCGCCTTCAACGCGGGCGGGGTGATGAGGAGCGTGCGCTCCGAGGCGCCGGTGCTCGCAGGCGCGCCCGCGGAGGAGCCCAGCGGCAGCGGCTGGAAGCCCTCCGCCGCGAGCATGCTCGCCTCGCTGGTGAAGGAGGAGAACGAGGCGCTCAGCAAGCCGCCGCCGCGCGTTCCCTCCGCCCAGCCGCAGCGCCCGGTGCTGCAGCCCGCGGTGCCCGGCCTGCTGGATCTCTCCACCGCGGAGACCTCGCCGCACCTCCCCGTGGCGCCTCCGGTGCTCGACGACGCGGCCTCCTACGCCACGCGCGGGCTGCCCACCGTGCAGCCCGCGCCCGTGTACCCCACGTACACGCCGCCGCCGCCCGCGCGCGGTGGCAATCGCAAGGTGGTGCTCGCCGCGGCGCTCGGTGCCCTGGTGGCCGCGGGCGCTGCCGCAGGCGGCATCTACGCCCTCACCCGGCCCTCCGCGCCGCCTCCCGCCGCGCCCGTCGCCGAGGCGCCGCGTCCCGTGACGCCTCCGGTCGCCGCGGTCATCCCGCCGCCTGCGCCCCCGCCGGCCGCTGCGACCGCGCCGGCCGCCACCCCCGCGCAGACGCCGCCCGCCGTGGCCACCGCGACGCCGCCCGCCGTGCAGCCTCCGGCCCCGACGAATGCCGCGCCGAGCGCCCCCGTGGCCCGCGCAGAGCCTCCGGCCACGGTCGCCGCCGCGCCGCGCCGCGAGCGCACCGCGCACGCCTCCTCGACGCGCACCGAGGCGCCGCCGAAGCCGGCCGAGGAGCCCAAGGCCCCCACGCGCACGGCCTCCGCCTCCTCGAAGAGCGCGGACGGCGACGACGACTTCGACGAGCTGTTCGAGACGAAGAAGGCCCGCAAGGAGCCCGAGGCCCAGGCGCCCGCGCGCAAGAGCTCCTCCACCTACGTGCCGCCCGCGCCGGGCAGCGGTGACGTGCTGGAGCGGCTCGGCCAGTCGGACATCGTCGCCGTGGTGCTCGCGAGCAAGCCTGCGCTGGGCAAGTGCCGCGAGGAGCACCTCAAGCGCCACCCGGACCTCACCGGCCGCATGGTGATGCGCTGGACCATCCAGACCAACGGCCGCACCTCGGGCGTCGCGGTGCAGAGCGACGAGTTCAAGGGCAGCTACGCCGCCACCTGCTTCAGCGGCCTCATCAAGAGCTGGACCTTCCCCAAGCACCGCGTGCAGGGCGATCCCATCGACTTCCCCTTCACGCTCTGA
- a CDS encoding site-specific integrase encodes MRWEDVDLVAGRLVVRRTVWRGHFGSPKGGRSREVPLNARALDALQAHPHLRGPFVFCDAARTYLKNDTVRSALLRACRRAGLREVGWHTLRHTFASHLVMRGAVLKSVQELLGHASLEMTMRYAHLSPDVRRDAVGLLDGGAQGHIRGTRAEGDA; translated from the coding sequence CTGCGCTGGGAGGACGTGGACCTCGTCGCCGGGCGCCTCGTGGTGCGGCGTACCGTATGGCGCGGCCACTTCGGCAGCCCCAAGGGCGGCCGCAGCCGCGAGGTGCCCCTCAACGCGCGGGCACTCGACGCCCTGCAGGCGCACCCGCACCTGCGGGGGCCCTTCGTGTTCTGCGACGCGGCCAGGACTTACCTGAAGAACGACACCGTCCGCTCTGCCCTCCTCCGGGCGTGCAGGCGGGCGGGCCTCCGGGAGGTAGGCTGGCACACGCTGCGCCACACCTTCGCGAGCCACCTCGTCATGCGCGGCGCCGTCCTCAAGAGCGTGCAGGAGCTGCTAGGGCACGCGAGCCTGGAGATGACGATGCGCTACGCGCACCTGTCGCCCGACGTGCGGCGCGACGCGGTGGGGCTCCTCGACGGAGGGGCCCAGGGGCACATCCGGGGCACACGCGCGGAGGGGGACGCCTAA
- a CDS encoding RHS repeat-associated core domain-containing protein, which translates to MDAVETPRFLKIASIEGYEYQQFETGTQPFWTPLRFLGQYADAETGLFENWNRYYDPGAGRYMETEPLLVMAPGVMPAYSYANGNPVNMADPSGLTLYFADSTAKSLASRLSKSAGGAALMNYLEQSPLQFTIYGDVLPPDYFPKNAYGIAGNLKGKETNHVGIRDTGQVCTLPGEDVRLFSTRAILAKLNPVANLGHELIHAALWTIKSTGQTGYPGFLEQWIDDADEDGGLPGEEGDPFSPHALMGETANMAWGNL; encoded by the coding sequence GTGGACGCGGTCGAAACGCCGCGCTTCCTCAAGATCGCTTCCATCGAGGGCTACGAGTATCAGCAATTTGAGACCGGGACGCAGCCCTTCTGGACGCCGCTTCGCTTCCTAGGTCAGTACGCAGACGCCGAGACAGGCCTCTTTGAGAACTGGAACCGGTATTACGACCCGGGCGCCGGCCGATATATGGAAACTGAGCCGCTACTTGTAATGGCTCCTGGCGTAATGCCTGCGTATTCTTATGCCAATGGCAATCCGGTCAACATGGCGGATCCCTCTGGATTGACTTTGTATTTCGCGGACAGCACGGCCAAGTCGCTGGCCAGTCGCCTTTCCAAATCGGCCGGTGGTGCTGCGCTCATGAATTATCTTGAGCAGTCCCCATTGCAGTTCACGATATATGGAGACGTGCTTCCTCCTGACTATTTCCCCAAGAATGCATATGGGATTGCAGGCAATCTCAAGGGTAAGGAGACCAACCACGTTGGGATCAGAGACACAGGCCAAGTGTGCACTCTTCCCGGCGAGGATGTTCGACTGTTTAGCACCCGGGCAATTCTTGCAAAGCTAAATCCAGTGGCAAACCTTGGCCATGAGTTGATTCACGCTGCGCTTTGGACCATTAAATCCACGGGCCAGACTGGATATCCTGGGTTTCTTGAGCAGTGGATTGACGACGCAGATGAGGACGGGGGGCTGCCTGGAGAAGAGGGGGATCCGTTTAGTCCGCATGCGCTCATGGGAGAAACGGCGAATATGGCGTGGGGAAATCTCTGA
- the istB gene encoding IS21-like element helper ATPase IstB produces MNADVATLSLEQVMRALSLAHAAGLLDEYSQRAIARAESPTGLLDTLMREQLRHQTEARARLALRRSSIFPLTSLATYDFDYPQQIDRELCLRAATLAFLKEKTNIVFVGPSGVGKTHLANALGQLACLQGHRVKFVVAADLVNHLVAAQARNALARALTTWGAYELLLIDELGYLSFDSRGADLLYQVFNRRYQRGSTIVTTNLPFKEWGKLFSNAAAASAIADRLVHKGLLIRISGKSRRSDQEVVQE; encoded by the coding sequence ATGAACGCTGATGTCGCGACCCTCTCCCTCGAGCAGGTGATGCGGGCCTTGAGCCTCGCCCACGCCGCGGGCCTGCTGGATGAGTACTCGCAGCGCGCCATCGCCCGCGCGGAAAGCCCCACCGGCTTGCTCGACACGCTCATGCGCGAGCAGCTGCGCCACCAGACGGAGGCCCGCGCGAGGCTCGCCCTGCGGCGCTCCTCCATCTTCCCGCTCACGAGCCTCGCGACGTACGACTTCGACTACCCCCAACAGATTGACCGCGAGCTGTGCCTGCGCGCTGCCACGCTCGCGTTTCTGAAAGAGAAGACGAACATCGTCTTCGTGGGACCCAGTGGCGTCGGCAAGACGCACCTGGCCAATGCGCTGGGGCAGCTCGCGTGCCTGCAGGGCCATCGGGTGAAGTTTGTCGTCGCCGCAGACCTCGTGAACCACCTCGTCGCCGCCCAGGCGCGCAACGCCCTAGCCCGCGCCCTCACCACCTGGGGCGCCTACGAGCTGCTCCTCATCGACGAGCTCGGCTACCTGTCCTTCGACAGCCGCGGCGCCGACCTGCTGTACCAAGTCTTCAACCGCCGCTACCAACGCGGCAGCACCATCGTCACCACCAACTTGCCCTTCAAGGAGTGGGGCAAGCTCTTCAGCAACGCGGCCGCCGCCTCCGCCATCGCCGACCGCCTCGTGCACAAGGGCCTCCTCATCCGCATCTCCGGCAAGTCCCGCCGCTCTGACCAGGAGGTGGTGCAGGAGTAG
- a CDS encoding TIGR04552 family protein, with protein sequence MRPASLIPRLPDLPVRRVEEMGLKELERIRLILRGGSVIEWRRMHFQERDEVDRFLKICLLDLTRPADEAWARQVLADAVEYLRRTFGYRVADAVANPGEIHDLFLYASGVGGDRKYRRIACIVLKVMHVIQHIEGRDLLFRLPVSEVELAELVTSKVLKVAKELELKGLPIVEFADSIKTRESIITKLLAKKEHVAAQVYDRTRFRIVTRTRADILPVLYALTQRLFPFHTVVPGQTENTLISFKGLLEDHPHFREYVEQLHLDLDYEDREASGGNPFSGHTYKVLNFVVDVPVRMDAYLPPPERDRRPRKGRVVFTSVEFQIVDVETARQNEEGENAHALYKRRQRRRVLRRLSSGLVVPKRTP encoded by the coding sequence GTGCGACCCGCCTCACTCATCCCCCGGCTTCCGGACCTGCCCGTGCGGCGCGTGGAGGAGATGGGCCTCAAGGAGCTGGAGCGCATCCGGCTCATCCTGCGCGGCGGCTCGGTCATCGAGTGGCGGCGCATGCACTTCCAGGAGCGCGACGAGGTCGACCGCTTCCTGAAGATCTGCCTCCTGGATCTCACGCGCCCCGCGGACGAGGCGTGGGCGCGCCAGGTGCTCGCGGACGCGGTGGAGTACCTGCGCCGCACCTTCGGGTACCGGGTGGCGGACGCGGTGGCCAACCCGGGCGAGATCCACGATCTCTTCCTCTACGCGAGCGGGGTGGGGGGAGACCGCAAGTACCGCCGCATCGCGTGCATCGTGCTCAAGGTGATGCACGTCATCCAGCACATCGAGGGGCGCGACCTGCTCTTCCGCCTGCCCGTCTCCGAGGTGGAGCTCGCGGAGCTGGTGACGAGCAAGGTGCTCAAGGTGGCCAAGGAGCTGGAGCTCAAGGGCCTGCCCATCGTGGAGTTCGCGGACAGCATCAAGACGCGCGAGTCCATCATCACCAAGCTGCTCGCGAAGAAGGAGCACGTGGCGGCGCAGGTCTACGATCGCACGCGCTTTCGCATCGTGACCCGCACGCGCGCGGACATCCTCCCGGTGCTCTACGCGCTCACCCAGCGCCTCTTTCCCTTCCACACCGTCGTCCCCGGCCAGACCGAGAACACGCTCATCTCCTTCAAGGGGCTGCTCGAGGACCACCCGCACTTCCGCGAGTACGTAGAGCAGCTGCACCTGGACCTCGACTACGAGGACCGCGAGGCGAGCGGCGGCAACCCCTTCTCGGGCCACACCTACAAGGTGCTCAACTTCGTGGTGGACGTGCCGGTGCGCATGGACGCATACCTGCCGCCGCCCGAGCGCGACCGCCGCCCGCGCAAGGGCCGCGTGGTCTTCACGTCGGTGGAGTTCCAGATCGTGGACGTGGAGACGGCGCGCCAGAACGAGGAGGGGGAGAACGCCCACGCTCTCTACAAGCGCCGCCAGCGCCGCCGCGTGCTGCGCCGCCTCTCCAGCGGCCTCGTGGTGCCCAAGCGCACCCCGTAG